A genomic window from Candidatus Bathyarchaeota archaeon includes:
- a CDS encoding ribose-phosphate diphosphokinase, which yields MIVVPGPSAQNLGKKVAEDLNAEIVNVNVKGFPDGEYSLRFDGDLTDEEVIVVQTTGQPQDKNVMQLLLTLDAAKDLGAKKVTAVVPYLAFARQDKRFLAGEAISSQTLVKLLEACNIDKFVTVNIHAKNSLNWFSIPTMNLSAITLLAQDFKNKGLDGAFALSPDKGAIKLAEEADKVLGGGCGWLRKERDRYTGEIQVEEKCLNVKGKDVIVFDDIISTGGTIARAIKMLKSQGARRVFAACVHPLLIGEAKTKIIESGAEEIVGTDSIPSTVRQVSLAPLIVEALSTK from the coding sequence ATGATAGTTGTTCCAGGTCCAAGTGCTCAAAATTTGGGCAAAAAAGTTGCTGAAGACCTAAATGCAGAAATCGTTAATGTTAACGTCAAAGGGTTTCCTGACGGAGAGTATTCGTTACGTTTTGATGGTGACTTGACAGATGAAGAGGTTATTGTAGTTCAGACCACTGGGCAACCTCAAGACAAAAACGTTATGCAATTGTTGTTGACCCTAGATGCAGCTAAAGACTTGGGAGCAAAAAAAGTAACCGCAGTTGTTCCGTATTTGGCCTTTGCCAGACAAGACAAACGTTTCTTGGCAGGGGAAGCAATCAGCAGCCAAACATTAGTAAAACTACTGGAAGCATGTAACATCGACAAGTTTGTTACAGTTAACATTCATGCCAAAAACAGTCTGAACTGGTTCTCAATTCCCACAATGAATCTTTCAGCCATAACTTTGTTAGCCCAAGACTTCAAAAACAAAGGACTAGATGGTGCTTTTGCATTGTCCCCTGATAAGGGTGCCATCAAGTTAGCTGAAGAGGCAGACAAGGTTCTTGGTGGAGGTTGTGGGTGGTTACGAAAGGAACGTGACCGTTATACTGGTGAGATTCAGGTTGAAGAAAAGTGCCTCAACGTGAAAGGCAAAGATGTAATCGTTTTTGACGACATAATCAGCACAGGTGGAACAATAGCCCGAGCGATAAAGATGCTCAAAAGCCAAGGCGCACGAAGAGTCTTCGCTGCTTGTGTTCACCCGTTACTTATTGGGGAAGCAAAAACCAAGATTATAGAAAGCGGAGCCGAAGAAATCGTGGGCACAGACAGCATCCCCAGCACAGTTAGACAAGTATCCCTTGCACCACTGATCGTGGAGGCATTGTCAACCAAATAG
- a CDS encoding ATP/GTP-binding protein, with protein sequence MVIIFLIGTAGSGKSLLTASLNELLKVQKQKSITVNLDPGVSNLPYKPDIDIRNKIDINQIMEEYQLGPNGALVLASDLIAEEAATIGGEIEDFQSDVVLVDTPGQMELFAFRASGPYIANELTSEQKAIVYLFDSVFSFNPLNYVSNMFLASAVYNRFFFPQLHVLSKCDLLPPEESERIVEWSLDPEMLETVIEETLEGTRMLLSRDMVHVIHRLGLDFQLVPVSARTNYGIIELNSALERILVGGEKFTM encoded by the coding sequence GTGGTCATAATTTTTCTTATTGGAACTGCTGGGTCGGGCAAGTCTCTTCTTACTGCGTCTTTGAATGAATTGCTCAAAGTCCAAAAACAAAAATCAATTACAGTAAACTTGGATCCAGGTGTTTCAAACCTGCCCTATAAACCAGATATCGATATCAGAAACAAAATTGACATTAACCAAATCATGGAAGAATACCAACTTGGACCCAACGGCGCCTTGGTTCTAGCTTCAGACCTTATAGCAGAAGAAGCCGCAACCATCGGAGGTGAAATCGAAGATTTCCAATCAGATGTTGTTCTGGTGGACACCCCTGGGCAAATGGAGTTGTTTGCTTTTCGAGCAAGTGGACCCTATATTGCAAACGAATTAACATCTGAACAAAAAGCAATCGTGTACCTTTTTGATTCTGTGTTTTCTTTTAATCCTCTGAATTATGTTTCAAACATGTTCTTGGCCTCTGCAGTGTATAACAGGTTCTTTTTCCCACAGTTGCATGTGCTTTCAAAATGTGATCTGTTGCCTCCTGAAGAATCGGAACGGATTGTTGAATGGTCCCTAGACCCAGAAATGCTTGAAACAGTAATCGAAGAAACTCTCGAAGGAACCCGTATGCTTTTGAGCCGAGACATGGTTCACGTTATTCACCGTTTGGGGCTAGATTTTCAGTTGGTGCCTGTGTCTGCAAGGACTAATTATGGAATAATTGAGCTAAACTCTGCGCTGGAACGAATTCTGGTGGGTGGCGAAAAGTTTACTATGTAA
- a CDS encoding hydroxymethylglutaryl-CoA reductase, degradative produces MKKSQIPGFYKLTPQERMQHVKEFAGLTDEEVQLLQTTGALKMELAEVMIENVVGTFPLPLGIAMNFVVNNKEYMIPMVTEEPSVVAAASYGAKMAGKKGGFFTSSTDPIMIGQIQAVNIKEPFGAKMKILSAKQEILKKANDQDSMLLSVGGGAKDLQVKVIDTKTGPMVITELYVDCRDAMGANAVNTMTEAIAPVIERITGGRVYLRILSNLAVKRLARAWVIIDKEAVGGEDVVDGIVQAYNFGVVDPFRASTNNKGIMNGIIAVVSATGNDHRAIEAGAHAYAIRNGEYTTLSHWEKNSDGDLVGSIELPMAIGIIGGATKVHPTAKIALKILGVKTANELGEVCAAVGLAQNLAALRALVNEGIQRGHMGLHARNLAITAGASGKLVEMVVERMVEEKQVRMSRAKELIEEYKQKGKL; encoded by the coding sequence ATGAAAAAGTCTCAAATTCCAGGGTTTTACAAATTAACACCTCAAGAACGAATGCAGCATGTTAAAGAGTTTGCAGGGCTAACCGATGAAGAAGTTCAACTATTACAGACCACAGGTGCCTTGAAAATGGAACTCGCAGAAGTAATGATAGAAAATGTTGTAGGAACATTTCCATTGCCTCTGGGAATTGCCATGAATTTTGTTGTTAACAACAAAGAATACATGATACCCATGGTAACAGAGGAACCTTCAGTTGTTGCAGCAGCGTCTTATGGCGCTAAAATGGCAGGAAAAAAAGGTGGGTTTTTCACAAGTAGCACTGACCCAATAATGATTGGGCAAATCCAAGCAGTAAACATCAAAGAACCTTTTGGAGCAAAAATGAAGATACTGTCAGCCAAACAAGAGATTCTCAAAAAAGCAAACGATCAAGACTCCATGCTTCTTTCTGTTGGCGGTGGAGCTAAAGATTTACAAGTTAAGGTAATTGACACAAAAACTGGTCCCATGGTAATTACCGAACTTTATGTTGATTGTCGGGATGCAATGGGTGCCAACGCCGTAAACACTATGACTGAAGCCATCGCCCCCGTGATAGAAAGAATAACAGGCGGTCGAGTCTACCTGCGAATACTTTCTAATCTTGCAGTTAAACGGTTAGCTCGGGCATGGGTAATAATAGATAAAGAAGCTGTTGGCGGTGAAGATGTTGTTGATGGCATTGTTCAAGCGTACAATTTTGGTGTAGTTGACCCCTTTAGGGCATCAACCAACAACAAAGGCATAATGAACGGCATAATTGCAGTTGTTTCAGCAACAGGAAACGACCACCGAGCAATCGAAGCAGGAGCCCACGCTTATGCGATCAGAAACGGGGAGTATACTACTTTGTCTCACTGGGAGAAAAACAGTGACGGGGACTTGGTAGGCTCAATTGAACTGCCAATGGCCATAGGAATAATTGGTGGAGCCACGAAAGTTCACCCAACTGCTAAAATTGCCTTGAAAATTTTAGGAGTGAAAACAGCCAATGAACTTGGAGAAGTATGTGCAGCCGTAGGTTTAGCTCAAAATCTTGCAGCGCTACGTGCCTTAGTTAATGAAGGAATCCAAAGAGGACACATGGGTTTGCATGCTCGTAACTTGGCTATCACCGCGGGAGCGTCAGGAAAATTGGTTGAAATGGTAGTGGAGCGCATGGTTGAAGAAAAACAAGTTCGAATGAGCCGAGCCAAAGAGCTCATAGAAGAATACAAACAGAAGGGAAAACTATGA
- the rnz gene encoding ribonuclease Z, with protein MQITFLGTGAAIPTVERSSAAIAIRRKNELILFDCGEATQRQMVQAGVGFQRKTKIFVTHMHGDHVLGLPGLLQTMSLLSRKQELQIYGPKGIKDFVEAINQTVPYTLTFPLEIFEVEAGLVCDEKEYQVTAVDSGHMDPALCYALSEKPRPGRFNTKMAQKLGVPIGPLWSELQSGKSVTLPSGEVVKPENVLGASRQGRKIVYTGDAGPSEALVELAKNADLLIHESTFEDALQERALKDKHSTPTMAAQTAKQANVKKLVLTHISARYKDANQLLEQAKTTFPNTILAEDLLQLELALKD; from the coding sequence TTGCAGATAACATTTCTTGGAACCGGAGCAGCCATTCCAACAGTTGAGAGGAGCTCTGCAGCAATTGCAATTCGAAGAAAAAATGAGTTAATACTATTTGATTGTGGAGAAGCAACTCAAAGGCAAATGGTGCAAGCAGGTGTGGGTTTTCAACGTAAAACAAAAATTTTTGTTACTCACATGCACGGTGACCACGTTTTAGGTTTGCCTGGTCTTTTACAGACCATGTCCCTTTTATCCCGAAAACAAGAGCTGCAAATCTATGGACCAAAGGGAATCAAAGATTTTGTGGAGGCAATAAATCAAACTGTGCCATATACTCTCACTTTTCCTTTAGAAATTTTTGAAGTTGAAGCAGGCTTAGTCTGTGACGAAAAAGAGTACCAAGTAACAGCAGTTGATTCAGGTCACATGGACCCTGCATTATGTTACGCATTATCAGAAAAGCCGCGACCGGGAAGATTTAACACAAAAATGGCCCAGAAACTAGGTGTTCCTATAGGTCCATTATGGTCGGAGCTGCAGTCAGGAAAATCTGTTACTCTTCCTAGCGGTGAAGTTGTGAAGCCTGAAAATGTTCTTGGGGCTTCTCGACAGGGAAGAAAAATTGTTTACACAGGAGATGCTGGACCGTCCGAAGCTTTGGTTGAGTTAGCAAAAAACGCGGATTTGTTGATTCATGAATCTACTTTTGAAGATGCCTTGCAGGAAAGAGCATTGAAAGATAAACATTCTACACCAACGATGGCTGCTCAAACAGCGAAACAAGCAAACGTCAAAAAACTGGTTTTAACCCATATCAGTGCCAGATACAAAGATGCCAATCAGCTATTAGAACAAGCAAAAACGACGTTTCCTAACACGATTTTAGCAGAAGACCTTTTGCAGCTAGAATTAGCCCTGAAAGATTAA
- a CDS encoding Lrp/AsnC family transcriptional regulator — protein MLRLLFELMKNAKRSDREIAKIIGVSQPTITRMRQRLEKKAIVDYTVIPDWTELGFEIMAMTLVKAKGSVEVTEKAKKWAMENANVVFAASGEGFGMDFSVLSFHRNYSGYSKFVDELKAQLADNIQDVQSFLMATDKERTLKPLSLKYLEKAAEE, from the coding sequence ATGCTCAGACTCTTGTTTGAGCTTATGAAAAACGCTAAACGAAGCGACAGGGAAATCGCAAAAATCATCGGAGTCTCCCAGCCAACCATTACACGAATGCGACAACGGCTCGAAAAAAAAGCCATAGTCGATTACACCGTAATTCCCGATTGGACCGAATTGGGTTTTGAAATCATGGCAATGACCTTGGTCAAAGCCAAAGGCTCAGTTGAAGTAACTGAAAAAGCAAAGAAATGGGCTATGGAAAACGCTAACGTTGTTTTCGCAGCAAGCGGTGAAGGCTTTGGAATGGATTTCTCGGTTTTGTCTTTCCACCGTAACTATTCCGGATACTCCAAATTCGTTGACGAACTAAAAGCACAACTCGCAGACAACATCCAAGACGTACAAAGCTTCCTGATGGCAACTGACAAAGAACGCACCCTAAAACCCCTCTCCCTCAAATACCTTGAAAAAGCAGCAGAAGAATAA
- a CDS encoding N-6 DNA methylase, whose amino-acid sequence MGKLFFQTSGEHETLPVSEAEAILKAEGYRYQIKEKLTQVLRLEAETNCIDSIKARSALTRVCCQEIFNCNASTEKILDNIQSFVDEFIGNETFAVRIRRVKGVNPEIDRVWLEGHVGATILEKVTTSKVNLTNPQKTFYGVLTDNKFIFGLKLAEITPKPFSDRRPRRRPFFHPTAMQAKLARAMVNLAQPKTGDLILDPFCGTGGMLIEAGLIGCRVIGFDAKPHMLRGGRKNIKHFGIEAEGFAIADARCPPITKVNCIVTDPPYGRSASTLGAKTRYIVEDFLAGIGNSLPKGAKICMAAPKKIQISETAQAAGFKHLESHFVYVHRSLTREIVVFEKL is encoded by the coding sequence TTGGGCAAACTTTTTTTCCAGACTTCAGGAGAGCATGAAACTCTTCCAGTTTCGGAAGCAGAAGCTATTCTAAAAGCAGAAGGGTATAGGTACCAAATCAAAGAAAAACTAACCCAGGTACTGCGCCTTGAAGCAGAAACAAACTGCATAGATTCTATTAAGGCAAGGTCAGCTTTGACTCGGGTTTGTTGCCAAGAAATCTTCAACTGTAATGCTTCAACAGAAAAAATCTTGGATAACATTCAGTCTTTTGTCGACGAGTTTATTGGTAACGAAACTTTTGCTGTGAGAATTCGCAGAGTAAAAGGGGTAAATCCAGAAATTGACCGTGTTTGGCTTGAAGGGCATGTTGGTGCCACCATACTTGAAAAGGTTACCACATCTAAAGTTAATTTGACAAATCCACAAAAAACGTTCTATGGAGTTTTAACAGATAACAAGTTTATTTTTGGTTTGAAACTTGCAGAAATCACCCCTAAACCGTTCTCTGATCGAAGACCAAGAAGAAGACCTTTCTTTCATCCTACGGCTATGCAGGCTAAACTGGCGCGAGCCATGGTTAATCTGGCTCAACCAAAAACAGGTGATTTAATTTTAGACCCTTTTTGTGGAACAGGAGGAATGCTTATCGAAGCAGGCCTGATAGGGTGTCGTGTTATTGGATTTGACGCAAAACCTCACATGCTTCGAGGTGGACGAAAAAACATCAAACACTTCGGAATAGAAGCAGAAGGCTTTGCAATAGCAGATGCCCGTTGTCCTCCAATAACAAAAGTGAATTGTATCGTCACAGACCCCCCATACGGCAGGTCAGCAAGCACCTTAGGCGCAAAAACAAGATATATCGTTGAAGATTTTCTAGCAGGAATCGGAAACTCTTTACCTAAAGGTGCCAAGATCTGTATGGCTGCTCCAAAAAAGATTCAGATAAGTGAAACCGCACAAGCAGCAGGGTTCAAACATCTGGAGTCTCATTTTGTTTATGTGCACAGAAGTTTAACCCGAGAAATAGTAGTTTTTGAAAAACTCTAA
- a CDS encoding DNA-3-methyladenine glycosylase 2 family protein: MFQNFFIYPKAPFDFDLNCRVFGYQKPMPEVYNESIWRRAVKLDSGKLVPVSLLSKGTIQDPKIELQYFGEKLDAKEKQDLTEKLDNIFSFSQDLTELYKFMEQNKEIADLKNQFVGLKAAGFGITVFECFIKSIIQQQISIKVAYSITNKMVTRFGDSIKVNDLIYYDFPTPEKFTKISLQEIRKCGVSWRKAQCIKEIAQQVTNNKFDAEGLVLLSNAEVTEALKHFHGVGTWTAEMVLFAGLKRSTAIPAGDLGVRRTVSNFYSDNKLLTETQVRKIANNWGKFTNDIVYYISCIERT; encoded by the coding sequence ATGTTTCAAAATTTTTTCATTTATCCGAAGGCACCCTTCGATTTCGATCTGAACTGCAGAGTATTTGGATACCAAAAACCTATGCCAGAAGTCTACAATGAAAGCATTTGGAGACGTGCCGTAAAGTTAGATTCGGGAAAACTTGTTCCAGTATCATTACTGTCAAAAGGTACAATTCAAGACCCAAAAATTGAGCTGCAATATTTTGGTGAAAAATTAGATGCGAAAGAAAAACAGGATTTGACAGAGAAACTGGATAACATTTTTTCGTTTAGTCAAGACTTAACTGAACTTTACAAGTTTATGGAACAAAACAAGGAAATTGCTGACTTGAAAAATCAGTTTGTGGGTTTGAAAGCTGCAGGTTTTGGGATTACTGTTTTTGAATGTTTCATTAAGTCGATAATTCAGCAGCAAATTTCAATCAAAGTTGCTTATTCTATTACTAACAAGATGGTAACCCGATTCGGAGACAGCATTAAAGTAAATGACCTAATTTACTACGATTTTCCAACGCCAGAAAAGTTTACTAAAATAAGCCTTCAAGAAATCAGAAAATGTGGAGTGAGTTGGCGCAAAGCTCAGTGTATTAAAGAAATAGCTCAGCAAGTAACTAACAACAAGTTTGATGCCGAAGGTTTAGTTTTGCTTTCAAACGCTGAAGTAACTGAAGCATTAAAACACTTTCACGGCGTAGGAACATGGACTGCTGAGATGGTTTTGTTTGCGGGTTTGAAAAGAAGTACTGCTATTCCTGCTGGAGATCTTGGGGTTCGGCGGACAGTTTCAAACTTTTATTCAGACAATAAATTGCTTACAGAGACTCAAGTCAGAAAAATCGCAAATAATTGGGGGAAATTCACTAACGATATTGTATATTACATTTCTTGCATTGAAAGAACGTGA
- a CDS encoding sugar phosphate isomerase/epimerase yields MVKPEIGLSMLYCLDKPFKYVLSSLPELNVKHVELTDEGFHALTKNRIKKLKEIAKTNNLDFVVHAPWANVNIATISPVLRRAVLKWLRQSLVLSGQLDCLLWLFHPGFKSGLDRFYPGKDWELNLDSVRSLLKVAQQEGVTIAIENIPEPFPALMKSVDDFHRFYQDLNDDIGMVLDVAHANLNNQINDFIQQFSKKIIHMHLSDNQGTSDQHLGIGYGTLDWQNFAKAVKKARYDKLLMIESTDHPQQSIQYLNKLFT; encoded by the coding sequence ATGGTTAAACCTGAAATTGGCTTGTCAATGCTTTACTGCCTCGATAAACCTTTCAAGTATGTTCTAAGTTCTTTGCCTGAACTTAATGTGAAGCACGTAGAATTAACCGACGAAGGATTCCATGCCCTGACCAAAAATCGAATAAAAAAACTAAAAGAAATCGCCAAAACTAACAACCTTGACTTTGTTGTTCACGCCCCATGGGCAAACGTAAACATCGCAACTATCAGCCCAGTTTTACGCCGAGCAGTTTTGAAATGGTTACGACAGTCTCTTGTTCTTTCTGGGCAGTTGGACTGCCTTTTGTGGCTTTTTCATCCTGGATTTAAGAGTGGTCTTGACAGGTTTTATCCTGGGAAAGATTGGGAATTAAATTTGGATTCTGTTCGCAGTTTACTAAAAGTTGCCCAGCAAGAAGGTGTAACTATTGCTATCGAGAATATTCCCGAGCCTTTCCCAGCATTGATGAAAAGTGTAGACGACTTTCATAGATTCTATCAAGACTTGAACGACGACATTGGTATGGTGTTAGATGTTGCGCATGCTAATTTGAACAACCAAATTAACGATTTCATACAACAATTCTCCAAAAAAATCATACACATGCACCTGAGCGACAACCAAGGAACCAGTGACCAGCACCTAGGAATTGGCTATGGTACCTTAGACTGGCAAAACTTCGCAAAAGCGGTCAAAAAAGCCCGATACGATAAACTATTGATGATTGAATCCACGGACCACCCACAACAAAGCATACAGTATCTCAACAAACTTTTTACTTAA
- a CDS encoding nicotinamide mononucleotide deamidase-related protein: MNQSVEIICVGNELLIGKTLNTNAQWLTKRITTLGLLVKRVTVVGDNLSDISMAIKEAIQRKPCYVIITGGLGPTFDDMTLEGLAKALNRQTKVDDQALQMVAEKYRMYAKDVKINEIELTPHRLKMAKIPVGSTVVRNPMGTAPAVKFEHKNITIFALPGVPSEMKGIFEESIAPLLKNAGQGMNFFETSIVSTNVMESEMAPFIDVAMKDNPYVYIKSHPKGTETSSFIEFHLSSTDKDADVAKNRVNKALAHLKELIQKRGGTIITTLPDDF; encoded by the coding sequence ATGAATCAATCTGTGGAAATAATCTGTGTTGGAAACGAACTTCTTATCGGCAAAACCTTGAATACAAACGCTCAATGGTTAACAAAACGAATCACAACCTTGGGTTTACTCGTCAAACGGGTTACTGTTGTGGGCGACAACCTTTCTGATATATCAATGGCAATAAAAGAAGCAATCCAACGCAAGCCCTGTTATGTTATAATCACTGGTGGGTTGGGTCCAACCTTTGATGACATGACCCTAGAAGGACTAGCCAAAGCCTTAAACCGCCAAACCAAAGTTGACGACCAAGCTTTGCAAATGGTTGCAGAAAAATATCGTATGTACGCAAAAGATGTCAAGATAAATGAAATTGAGTTAACTCCCCATCGTTTAAAGATGGCCAAAATTCCTGTAGGCTCTACAGTTGTTCGTAATCCAATGGGGACCGCTCCTGCAGTAAAGTTTGAACATAAAAACATTACCATATTTGCCCTTCCCGGGGTGCCCTCTGAAATGAAAGGCATATTTGAAGAATCAATTGCTCCGTTACTCAAGAATGCTGGTCAAGGAATGAACTTTTTTGAAACCAGCATAGTTTCTACAAATGTTATGGAGTCAGAAATGGCACCTTTTATTGATGTTGCAATGAAAGACAACCCTTATGTTTACATAAAATCTCATCCCAAAGGAACTGAAACCTCATCTTTCATTGAGTTTCATCTTTCCTCCACCGACAAAGATGCTGATGTTGCCAAAAATCGTGTTAACAAGGCCCTTGCTCATCTCAAAGAACTGATTCAGAAACGAGGTGGAACAATAATAACTACCCTGCCTGATGATTTTTAA